In Salvia miltiorrhiza cultivar Shanhuang (shh) chromosome 4, IMPLAD_Smil_shh, whole genome shotgun sequence, the DNA window GAATGGAATTgtaattccttgtttgattccattcctatgattggtagctaaaataaattctaggaatggaatgaaattattttgttttactaaattaacatttactagtaattttttttttaatttttcttgccACCTCCACTACCACCCAACCCAACcccaattttttatatttttttatttattttttattttctcgccacccaccctccccgaattttttttttctcgccaccccaccccacaccccacccccccccacccacactcacaattttttttaatttttctcgccccCCCCCCCACCGACTCCTCTccccaacaatttttttttctcgccacctcccacccctcccccaattttttttaaatttttttataatattcatTGTTCTGTTTTGCAATATGCATAGTTCATTTTTTTGTTTAGGgatgggggtggggtggggtgggtaggTGGAGGTGGCAAGAAATATCATGCATATTGTGTCAATAAACATGACATATTACAAAACAGAACAATGCATATTATAAAACTGAACCATGCATCTCGAGTTAATGAAGCTtggaaaaaaatgatttttcgacaaaaaaaataataaaaaaaaattattggggggggggggtggagTGGGGGTGACGAAAAAAAATTGGGGAGGGGGGGAGGGGGTAgagggtgggtggggtgtgggtgtggcaagaaaaatttttaaaaattttggggggtgtggtgggggtggggtgtAATACCTTAATCCAATTTAggtttaaattttataaaatatattatatataaaatatttaaataatatatatatatatatatatatatatatatgggtcgGTTCGGTTCCGAAAACCGAACCATTTTTTCCTAGACCGAACCGAATAAAAAAATATCGGTTTGGTCGatttttttggttcggttcgatttttgtTCACCCCTACCCACaaactttcattcttgtttcaaaatacataataaatcacttttttcaaaatttccgATAGTGTGATTTTTCagcgaattttttaaatgacgtggcGCCGAACTTGAATGATGTGACATATTTAAGGGTTATGTATCACTTTCCCCCTCAACGTTGACACCCCTATCGCCTTTAACACCCTAACGTCAGGGTTGACGTTGTTTAGTACCTCAGCGTTTCAAAATTAAAGCAAAATGCCTCCACGTTTTAATGGCCACCTCAAGCGCAGCTCTAACGGAATCAATCACCGTTAAAATGCAGGGGGCAATTAGATTGTCATGTCATATAATTTCCATGTAATTACATTGTATTGCCACatcatttaaatttttgatcAAAATCAGTCACCGtggaaaattccaaaaaaatgatttattatgaattttgaaacaagaataaaagattgtgggaaaaaccaaaacttagaaatttattatgattttataccaaatttaccATTTTTTTATTGCATGTCCAGGTTCACCAGCAAACTTTTCCCTAAGAACTGGATCTTGAGTTGCAATACCAATGGGGCATGTGTCTTTGTGGCATTTCTGCATTATGATGGATGGGTGTGGGTGTGGCTGGGGTGGGGGTAGtgagtaaattaaaaaaaaaattgtgtggaTGGGgagataaatttaaaaaaaaaaaattgaaggtccccaccttcaatttttttttttttaaatttatctcCCCATCCACACAATTTTTTGGGTTGGTTaaggggtggcgagaaaaactaaaaaaaaaagttaattttttttgggttggttaaggggtggcgagaaaaatttaaaaaaaaataaaatgttggAGGGTGGGTGGCAGGTGGGGAggggagaaaaataaaaaaaaattgggggggggggagggggtgggtgagGTGTGGGGGTGACgagaaaacttaaaaaaaatggggggtggggggtgggatGGCAagaaaatttttttaaaaaataaaaaacattttttttgggtggagggggtgggggtggggtggggtggggtggagtggggggaggggagggggtggggtggggtgggggtgcaAATTATATAAGGATAATTTTGTCAAAACCTAAATTTAGGTGAATtagaaatggaatggaatgggtaATACCATGTTGGAGGGAAGGAATGATGATTCCTATATGTAAAGGAATAGTGATTCCTTtaagaatggtgattcctaaaataaaattataccaaacataggaatggaatggaggtaggaatcaccattccattcccacctccattccatcataccaatcacctccttagTATCTTCTATGAACAAAGTTCCAATTATCACTCTATCACATGCGAGAGAATTCTTAGACTGTTCCTACCAGCAACCACAAGCAAAGGTGGACTGCCACATTGGTTTATTGGAAGGAGGTCATTAGCTCTGGTTGGGCCTAATGCACCTCTGTGGAATTGAACTCAGTACCTATAATGTTCCTttaggggcgtttactttgcttGATTGAGTAACTTTATCCTCaaaagtaggatttctccaatctcactCTTTCAATGGAATAAGAATCAAGCCAAAttaacttaaatgataaaaataagaccttgagatatcccaaagttcTAATCAATCAAAGTAACCAAGGGATTAgcgtttattatttttatctatcaaggctaatcctccaaagtaaacgcccccttagAGATTACAAAAGCAATCCACAAAATAAGATAAACTTGAACCACAAATAGTTGATCTTGAAGCACAAAAATGAAAGAAGCATAAATTTTCATACGGAAACAAAATGCATACGCTAAGGTAAACAAGTGAAAAGAATATATGACCAATATACCTGATCTCCTCTTTCATAGTTTCTCTTAGCATGGAAGCAATAGCTAGCAAGAGCCTCATCATAACCGGCATCTGTTAACCTATCTGTCTTAACATCTACAAGCTCTTCTGTTGACTTGTCTGCTTTATCTCCTTCATCGATAGAGGTTATGTGTAAAAATGAGTCAATATCATCAGCCTCGGACTCACCCAACTGATGTGGGTCTTCATCAGGAGGTGCATAATTAAAGAAGTCTCCAACAGGACATAAACAGCCACCAGTATCCCAGGATATATGCATAGTGCGTGAAGATATCTTCCAAAAAGATCACGAACAAATTACTGTCTTTGATTTCTGTGAATATTAATGATGACAATTGCCACAAACAAAAGGGTGAAAGCACAATCATTTCCATCCTTTGAGAAATATGGAAGGGATAACTGATAAGGTCCTAATACCCCCTTGAGGTATATCACGGAAAGCAAACATATTCCTAAATTTTGACTTGGAGAAATTACAACCTCTTTGTATCTAATTTCCGGCAATCAACCTCACTGACTAACGGAATGTTAACATCTGTTAATAATTTTGGTAAAACTATATTTGGGGTTAACTTCACTCCTATTATGATGATAGATGAATTAATACTTAATCAATTTAACTATTGTTAACTTATATTTAATCAGtagttttttttgtgtgtgtacTTTAATTAATgtctttaaataatttataaaggaACCAAAAATAGCATTGTAACAAAGTAAGAAATTACTGCTTTTTGTGTCTAAACGAGTTATAGCCTTATTGAGCCTTCCTTGAGAATACGACTTGTGTTGACTTACCGCACTATATTAACCTCGTACGATTGCAAGCAACTTTAGGTGCACTTTAGTCGAAACATATTTGCTTTTCGAAATATACCTCAAGGGGTATTAGGACCTTATCCCAATATGGAATAGTGaaagtaaaatattttgaaGATCATAAGTTTGAAGTATAATCACCTTAGACAGCAAAGCTATGAATAAAGAAGTTCTATTTTCGGTAAAATGACTtcattgggggggggggggattatATATAGGAGGAGCGCACCAAAAACGTATAAGGATTGAAAGATAAGTGCTTACGGTTGCAGAAGCCCATAGCCAAGCATTAAAGGTAGTGAACTGAGGCTTGAAGTTAAGTTCTGATAGGACTGGAGTAATTAGTTTCCACTCCATTTTACCTTTATGAACAGCCTTTTCTGCAGTCCAAATGGCATCATCAATCTACAAGTAGTTTTACACTGCTCTTAAAACCAACGGTTCCTCCAATGATTgtgtttatataattttttcttgaAGGAATAACACCAGATATTGTAAACAAATGTATCAACCAAAACTAACCTGCAAAGCTTCTATCTCAAAATGGGAAAAACTTGTGAGCAAGTCATAACTTCGAGGCAACTGCTTTAGGTAAGGATGCCACCACGAGCTTCTCCCCTTGTTCACTTCGTTTAGTAAAGCAATGCACAATATCTGCAAAAAGTTTAAATTTAGACAATACACAAATTAGTTATGGATATTTTAAGTGCCAAATATATACTACCTGTTTTTTTGCTTAATCGTTACTCATCATAAAAGTCTTAGATGCATCTCCAACATACAATCTTAATTCAAGTACATTTCATCGCACAAGGCTACTAGCTGTAGACAAGTAAATAAATCGCTAAAATGTGATTTTATCTCAGAACAATTTCAGTAACAAATTCATCTGGTTACGGCTAAAAGcatcaaaattatcaaatttaCCCCTATTTGTTACAGGTAAAGGCACACTCACATCTAACATCATTCTCTGAATCACGAAAGAAATTAACATCCTTGCGTAAAACACAACAACTAAGGTACCTGAgcaggagagagaaaatggaatTTCCCCAAAGAATTAGCCAACTTCTGATCACTGCTAATCAGGCAATCGCTCGTCATCAACGCCTCATTGGGAACCCTCAGTACCAATTCCCCTTTCTTTAAAGCGCGCGTAGCAGCTAATCCTCTCCTGCATCAATAATCACTCTAAGTTCACAACTTCAGCATAATTACACAGAGAATAATGTTTGAACTCTACCCGCCGGCTTCAGGAAAATGAGAAAGGCACATAGAAAGGCCGAGACAAGCGGAAGAAGCGCCGGTGGAATTGGGAGAATCCGAGATTCCTAGCGCAGTCGCCCATTTGAGAAATCTCGCTAGGTTTGCTCCTTCTTCTCCCTCCATTGTCTCTCTGAAAGAGAATATTCTCGACCTGCAATGCACATCAATATTTTTACGTCAAATATGGGCTTGGGCATTCAATTCGGCCCGAAAGGGGGAATACCTCTCAAGATTGAATGTGGGCTTCAAAAATCGTAATCAAAATTGCATTTGGCCCAAATTGTGGATATAGGTTTTTtgttacataaaataaatagacCCAATTAAATCAATTTAACCGACGACTAACCGTAGCTTAGTTGATAAAGATGTTTGTCTTTCATCCAATAGGTTAAACTTTAAAGGTTCGAGTCATCAAATagagaaataaaaaatcattattgatcttctttaaaaaaaaaaaataataacttgacaaaaaatgaaatgaaagtCTTGTACATCTCTTGCTTTCTAATATATTATTCCCGACCatcaaatgagtactcatatttttttttgttcattcaCCGAATGagtatctatttttttttagtaagTGTACCATACAtaattcactcacaataaaaatgaaattcttATTCCACGCATACAcaattaatcaatttcttaaaactcttGCCACCctaaatgagtactcatttagTGGACTGACGGAATACTTCTTTTATAGGGGTAGGAACTCGTGTTGTTGTGTATTGTTTCATATTGACACGATAGGGATGGATACTTTGAGTGTTAGGGTCAGCTGAAACATTACGATCATATATTtagtatagttttttttttttctaacattttttgtgttcaaaaaaatttaattttagcttattaaaactatttatttatgtCCGCTCCTAACATAACGTAACAAGTCCATATTCAAACACGCCATATGAATATGTCGGAATGAGATCCATATTCCATAATTTTATGTGCGTCATTATGTCCCActcttatattttaataatacttccttccgtccataaaaaatagttactttttgtcattttaggaCGTCCTAAAAaattagtcttttttttttgaaaattttttaTCACATGGTGGGCCAaatctccactcacaatactattaattatcattattaatactaCTTTTTAAGTAGAACCCCTTCTCTATTTCTCAATACACTTTAATTATTtgtattaaaactcgtgttgtcCCCTTCTAAGActatttttggtgggaaaatgaaatactttttataaaaataaaatttattataatactatgaattatacttaatttgaattccaaaaaaataaaattttaaaaatgcatataccataactttgaatttatcaacttattatagttaataaaagtgaaattaaatgataaaaaataattgtataCTCCAATTAGATGGAATAAATCATAGTtgataatcacaaaattaaattaaagcatacaaagttgaaattggagaaaaaatatataagaaaataaacaaaattgaaagtggaacATAAAGTGAGATATCAAATGTAATACACCGAATCTCAATCCGAATATGACTAACATGAACTCACAAAGATGTTttactttataaaatataattggtAGTATATAATAACAAATATTTATGTCTCCACCCTCATTAACAAATATtctattcaaatatttttcgtAACGTGATTGTTCGCATAATCACAAAATGCATTGCCAAATGGCGAAAGAACATCCTACATCATATCATTACCCTGAACTATAGCGCTTTTTTTTTCGGGGAGGTACATTACCGACAATGTAATTAGCGCTTTTGATAAATTTCATTCAATGAAGAAACAAAGAAAGGGGAAGCATGGATACATGAAGTTAAAAATTGATCTTAGTAAAGTTTATGACCGCGTGGAGTAGGGCTTTCTTCGTGAGGTTATGAACAAAATAGGCTTTTCACAGTAATGGACAAACAAGATCATGTCATGTGTTAGCTCAGTTACATATACTTTCTCGTCGACAAGGTGTTCCTCTCTCGCCCTATTTGTTTCTTCTATGTGCTAACGTCTTCTCTAGACTGATCCTAAGGCCCGAATCGAAGGATGAGTACATGTGATTCGTGTGGTTAGAGGCACCCCATTGGTTACCCACCTTCTTTAGAGCCAATAAAGTGAACTAGAAGTGATTCAGGACCTCATCCAAAAGTACGAAGATGCATCTAATCAGAGGATTAACAACAATAAATTCGAAATAACAATGAGTACTAATATTTCACAAGATGGAGAAGCTATGTCGGACAGCGGGAGCTTTGAACGCAGCAAATACCCAAAAATATTTAGGCCTCCCTACCGTCATCGTTCGATCGAATAAGCGTATTTTCATGATGATATTGGAGAAGGTACAAAGCAGTGAAAACAGTGGAAAGAGAAATATCCTTCAAAAGTTGTAAGAGAAATTATGGTGAAGGCAGGGCTGCAAGTTATCTCTACATATCTAATGAGCTATTTTTTATTCCCAAAAGAGATCCTTAATAACATTGCGAGGAAAATTGCTAAATTCTTTTAGGGGGCAAAGGATGATTAGAGAAAAATTCATTGGATAGGATGGGACAGAGTGGTCAAGAGAATGGAACAAGGGGGAGGATTTAGAGACTTGAATTGTTTTAATCTTGCAATGCTGGACAATCTCTTTCAAAAAATTTAAGGCGAAGTATTTTTTACATGGGATTAAGCTTCTGGCGGGGCTGGGCTACCAATCGAGTTACTTGTAGAGGAGTTTGATGATTGCGGCTAGAGAGCTGGTGGTTGAAGGCTTGGCGTGGCGTGTTGGTCATGGAAAATTCATTGAGATTTTCACTGATAAGTGGGGGGCATGTTCCCTACACGCCCGCAAGAGAGGGGAAACATGAACGAAAATGAGTGGAAAGTGGTTGATCTAATTGATTATGAGGGAACTCCTACCGGAGAACGCAGACCGAATTTTAGCCACGTCATTCAGTCACCGGATGCCACCGAACAGTTTAATATGGGGAGCCATCTTTTTCCAAAGATGGGCAGTTCTCCGTTTGTTTGGCATATCCGGTAGCGATGTCAAAGTTTAGAGAGCAAGTAGGATGCTCGTCATCAGGGCAGGGTTGGATATATTCAATGTAGACTCATATCTCGAACCTAAAGCTTCTTCCCAAAATCTCGCTCTTCATGTGGTAGGCATGCCATGAAGCGTTGCCTACTCTCTCTAATATTGGAAGAAGTGGAAACACATAGTCACTTGTTCCTCAAATGTCGCATCACTCAACATATATGGATGGTGAGTGCCTTAAGACTTCATGAGATGAGCACTATGGGATCTCTTCGTAGCCTGTTTGGGGCCTCGGTGGGTCAGTATCTGTCTGTCAGATGATCCAATTAATTGTAATTGTGGTCTGGCATATTTGGGGAGCCACGTAACAAGTGTGCTTGTGGAAATAAACATTGGGACGTCGTGGAGACTCTtgtggtaaaaaaaaattgacgtaCATACCCTTtcaatttttggttgtgaaacCGTGTTCATTGAACAAAATAAAGAATCTTCACTTTGTTTTTTCATCTGCTCCATTAATAATAGCTCAgtccaaaaaaggaaatcaaTTTCTTTCAAAAAGTTGTGAGCTCCACCACTTTCTTTGTCCCATTAATAATGGTTCATTAGTGTTTGGCGCACTTATTAAGAAGAAGAATGATTAAAGGATAAAAGTGATAGAAATTCAACCGCTTAAATACCTAGCATTGGCGTTGGCACAACTTGGAGAGGATAAGTTTCATGGGAATGGCGTGGAGCATGACTATGTTTTTACGTAGATTAATAATATATTCTCTTATCGTATTAATTCATTCTGGTCTTAATTGTGCAGAATTAATGGCGTGCAGGGGTAGGGGTATTAAGCATGACTATGTTGTTACGCAGATTAGTATTACCTTCTTTTGTTGCATTAATTCATTCTGGACTCAACTGGTAGTTGCTTGGTGTAGGAAGTATGACTATGTTGttacgtagattaattaatagtGCTTTTTTTTGTTGCATTAATTCATTCTGAACTCAGTAGTTGCTTAAATTTAGGCAGAATGGCGTGGAATGTTTCTTAAGCATGACTATGTTGTTACATAGAAGATTAGTAATGCCTTCATTCTGAACTCAATTGTTAGTTGCTTATATTTAGGAGGTAAAGTTTTAAAAATGTCTTTAATTAATGTTTAAAGGATTGTATTGTTTGTAGCCAACGTTTGGCTCAAAGTCGAAAAAGTGTTTATAGCATTGTATTTTTG includes these proteins:
- the LOC131023730 gene encoding protein SET DOMAIN GROUP 40, with the translated sequence MEGEEGANLARFLKWATALGISDSPNSTGASSACLGLSMCLSHFPEAGGRGLAATRALKKGELVLRVPNEALMTSDCLISSDQKLANSLGKFHFLSPAQILCIALLNEVNKGRSSWWHPYLKQLPRSYDLLTSFSHFEIEALQIDDAIWTAEKAVHKGKMEWKLITPVLSELNFKPQFTTFNAWLWASATISSRTMHISWDTGGCLCPVGDFFNYAPPDEDPHQLGESEADDIDSFLHITSIDEGDKADKSTEELVDVKTDRLTDAGYDEALASYCFHAKRNYERGDQVLLSYGTYTNLELLEHYGFILQENPNDKAFISLESEMYSLCSWPKDSLYISQGGKPSFALLSTLRLWATPVGKRRSVKHIAYSGQRISVENEVAVMEWTAKRCQVVLSSCLTLIDEDMQLLHIIDKIRECSGEAETSSLALRDEIGAFLEMNTVTSGELPTKTIRSITRWRLAVEWRYKYKRILSDCISHCAKTLDNLSAP